The sequence below is a genomic window from Brachyhypopomus gauderio isolate BG-103 chromosome 20, BGAUD_0.2, whole genome shotgun sequence.
GCAGAACACCTGCTGCAAACTGAAACTCATGAGCATGCTTGTCTAAACCTTAGCCAAAAGATCAGAGTCATATATACCATAAACATTTAGTGATATACATGTTAAAatacttatgaaaacaactttGATTCTGCAGAAAACTGCACAATATTTTAATTGGAGCTAATCCACTGCTCTATTAACTATTTTATCATTTTTAGCCTGTTGTCTTTATTTATTCTTAACACCTCATACATTATAATCTAATCTTAATATTATAACTATAATTAAATCTTATtgtcattagaatgtggaaAATGACAATGATGTTTAAACATAATGTATGCCTGCCCCAgaatttaataataaatatgtAGACACAAAATTAATTGCAACTTTGAATCATCTCTCTCAACCACTGACTTGTCCATCTCGGATATACCGGTGGACTGCTGCTTCGAGCCTTCAAGCATCGACTCACGTCTGCTCATGGAGGCCGTTCATCTACAAAGCAGGGCGTCTGAAATCACTTGATCTCTCTTGACATGGGTTAACTGAACTGTTGCCAAATGCTGTTTATGTTTGTGTCTTTCTTCTGCTCCTGGGCAGAGCTGCTGGCTTGTTGACAGTTCCTGCTGTACATTTTCTCATGCCTTTCAAGGATGATCAAATATTGCACAAATGAAATGGGACCTGCAGTGAGTAGCAGCTATTTTGGAGGGTTTGCCATGAGAAAATCACCTCCATCTCCAAGCCATCAATAACAGGACTTCAGCTCGAGCCAAGGTGACGTGTGGCAACACCGTTTTGCCAAAAAATCAACCAAAACGTTCAATTTCTCTCATAGTTTCAGATGGAGATAAAGCTGTCAGCGCACACAGGCCTGTAATTTCAAGGCATTCACAAAGAGGAAACAGCTGTGAAATGTATTCATTTACAGCTCAGAAAAAGGTTGTATTTCATGTCCTCATACCAGCCTGTTAGCGCAGGACTTGCCATGTGTCCCTAACCGCGTCTGAACGAAGCTGTTTACCTCAAGTCCTCTATTTCCTCATCACCAATCCTTCCGTGCCAGAGAAACATTATCGGCAGCATTGAAGAGgagggggggaaggggggggggggtgtaagctAGTCAGGCAACATTTCCTCTACTTGGGTGCAACCAGTGCTTCATGTATCAAAGCATCACAGAGGTCGAGGAAAGACGacagaacacaggtgaggtAAGAGCATCATTACTACGGCAACTGCTGGTTAACCTGTGGGCAGCAGGGATCTGGTGCACATACATCTGTAACAAGAAGGAAAAGTGACTAAGTGTATAACTCTGTATTGTCGTGAGATTTTAGACTAAATACACTAAATACATTTGTGCATTATATATTTATCTACTTCCTTGTTTGCTTTTGCTAATCAGGTAGACTAGAAGGTGGTGTAAATGTATTCTATTTTTTACCCATTTGTCTTATCTACATGGATGGTTCTGGTGCACACCTTCAAGATTAAACtgttatatacaaatatatgcaaaGTGAAACTGTTATATACCAATATATGCAAAGTTATATGGTTGGTTGTTCACATTGTCGTGTGTATGCATCATTAATTATTAGGTGACTCATCACAGATCTGTTACTAAATCTAAAACAAGGTTGAATGTATAATAATCACACTAAGGTCGTggcaaaaaacacaaacaaaaaacactgcAATGGTCCACCTTTCTGCAAAGTAACTCTTACTACGCATCTCATCACTAAAAAGCCAGTTTCCTTAGTAAACACTCAACGTCTATGCAACAGTTTTCTGCAAGACTGGGGATTGATAGCTAGCAATGATGCCAAGTTTTTATGGTTATATGACTGCCATGAAAATTGTACACTGGAAACCACCCACTGATATCCTATACTTATTATCAGCTATTACAAATAATTTGGCTTCTATTCCTAGTTTATATGCTTAACATGGAAAAAGTAGCCAATGGCCTATAGctgttgtttctctctctctcttgctcgctctctctctctctctctctctctctctctctctctctctctctctctctctctctctctctctctctctctctccatcttcctctctccctctcccttacaGAAAGAACAGCCATGGTCAGCTCTGCATTTGGCAATGGTCCCAGTGGGAACTGCACAGACGTCGACTCCCTCATGATGCACTACTACCTGCCCGTCATGTACAGTGCGATTTTTGCCGTGGGCGTGCCGGGCAACGTCACCTCACTGCTGGTCTACCTGACCAAGGTGCGTCCCTGGAAGAGCAGCAGCATCATCATGGTCAACCTGGCCACCACCGACCTCCTGTACGTCCTCAGCATGCCCTTCCTGGCGTACTATTACGCCCAGGCCGACTCCTGGACCATGGGCGAGTTCATGTGCCGCTTCGTGCGATTCGGCTTCTACTTCAACCTCTACGGCagcatcctcttcctcacctgcCTGGCCGTCTTCCGCTACGTGGCCGTGGTGCACCCGCTCCAGGTGCAGAGGGCGAAGCAGAAACGCTGGGGTCTGCTCGCTTGCGCCCTCGCCTGGATGCTGGCGGCGGCGCAGGTGGTGCCCATGTTTCATTTGATCTACACTGTCCAGCAGGACAACGTCACCTACTGCCTCGACCTGGCCAGCAACGACCCGCAACAAATCTGGTGGTACACCTGGATGTTGACGGTCCTGGGGTTTCTGTTGCCCTTACtggtggtgtgtgcgtgttacGCGTGTATAGTGAAACGGCTGACCACGGGGCCGCACACCGAGAGACGGAGCCACGTCCGGGCCAGGAGGCTCATCTCATTGGTGATTGTCTGCTTTGTGGTTTGTTTTTTCCCCTACCACGTACTGCGTGCGCTCAGAATACACACCAGGCGCACGCCTAATTGCTCCTGCATGATGGTGAGAGGCGTCCACGCGGCGTACGTGGTGACCAGGCCCGTCGCTGCCCTCAACTCCGTCTTCAACCTCGGCCTGTACACGCTGGCTGGAGGTCGCTTCAGACAGGCCTTAAAGTCTCTTTTATGCAAGGTGCAGGTAGGCCACTAACCTGGCAGTGACCCATGACCCAGATTCCCCGTACTGCACAGAGATTGAGAACgattattgagaataatttctCACATTAGAATCAGAGGCAGGTTTTCCATACTTGTAAAAATGTTTTCATTGTATCTGCTTAATGAAGGTGAGAACTTGTGAAAGAAATTTACCAGTGAGAAacctcacctgtctcactctccctgacctgtctcactctccagATCATacgtttatttattatttacatatttatatatatgatgtatgtatgtgacagcaggagagagggagaccatGGCGAGTCTtttaagagaaagagaaagttgTTTGCACAGGCAGGCTTTCAGCTTTCAAATGTATAGAGCAGGATTGAACAGCACTGGAAGCATGAACCCGTGGGCTTAAATACACGGagaggtgactggatataaacAGGGAACAGGTGCAGGTGACGATGAGTGGGTGTGTCTAAGTGGGTGATTGACAAAGGGGGAGTGGCCTGGTGTGAGAGTGTGGCTCTGGATGAGTGGACGGCTCCCCAGTGTGCTGTtccctgtgtacacacacacacacacacacacacacagtctccaaaTTCACCCAGGTGGTTTTACCAAGCAacacattggtgtgtgtgtgtgtgtgatagtccAAGTGTTTGGACAATTTATAGACACGTCTGTTCCTTGTCTGTTTATCTTGATCAGCGGGAACTCTCTCTTagaacacattctctctctctcgctctctctctctctctgtcaaaaGTCACTGAATGTTCTTCATAGTCTTAAGGCAATTCTAGCTAATGGTTTATGCTTAAATTTGCTTCTAAAACAAATAGTTTAAATAAACAGTTACAACCTATATTTCATCTTTGTGCATACAATGTATCTTTGTGTATACaatatataattaattaataataattacatatttaattaattttaattgcCTCCTCAAAAAACCTCATCCTACAGGTGCTCAGcgtacatgagaatgtgttcagggcatcacaGGGCCTCAGcgtacatgagaatgtgttcataGGTGCTGCCTCATGAAGCTGGTTATGAGCAACAAGAACCTGCAGAGCATCATCCCAAACTGTCCACTAATGGACGACTCTGGAGAactttactatatatatatatatagtaaagtatatagtataaaatatatatataaagtatatatgtatattcacGGTAGGCGGGGCCAGCCCCACAGGGGGGAGCCACCCCCCTCCACTTCACTCCACGTCCTCCCACAGTGTAACTCACCCACTTATTCAATAATCACCTGCACCTGTGAACCTACAGTGAGTGAGCTACAGGAGTGAGCCCACAGGAGTAAACTTCAGGAGTGAGCCTGCAGTAGTGAGCCCGCAGGAGTGAGCTACAGGAGTGAACCTACAGTGAGTGAGCCTACAGTGAGTGAGCTACAGGAGTGAACCTGCAGGAGTGAGCCTGCTCACGTCTATCGCTGCATCTCTTCCCAACGCCAAGTTTAGTGACTCCGTTGTGCCACACCCTGTTTGTGTTCTGCGCTCCTTTGTTTTCTTATTGATTGTACTGTGCTGTGTGATGGATATTAAAGAAACCATGGCATCATTTACCACGTCTGCTGTGTCTGTCACCCCGTCACCCCGTCACCACCACACCTTTCTTACTAAACATACAGGCAAAAAACATATGTACCATAGCAACTGAGTGGTTCGATCATTATCGCTCAATGGGAAGAAATATTTGAACAAACGGTTATTGTACTTTATTTGTGTGAAAACTCAAAGAATGACTCTCCATTTGTTTGTAGAACTAAAGCAGTGAAATATCAAGAGCTTATTGTGCTTCTAATATAAAATAACTGGGTTTACTTCATAATTTATCAAAAACTAATAATTAAAACTTGCATGATAAATACATatgatataaaaataaaattttttaaGCAAAGATTTTTATAAAAATgtgaatttttttaatttttagcttttatttaatttcagctTTCATTTAAATTCATTCAACTCTCAGTTACCTCACTGGAAACAGGTGTGCACAAGACCTGAGTGAGGAATGAGAGAGCCGTTACAGCCCAACAGAACCAGCTACAACAGAACCAGGTTGGTTAACACCCCGGGGCAGTATTGTTCTGGCCCAGACGTTTTGGGGATTTTCCAGTTTAAACATGCCTCATTCACTTAATACAATTAACAGGTTTTGTAGGCATTCTTGCCTGGAAAGGTGAAGTTTCAGCACTTCCTGTTTGGCCTTCCTGAGACGCTCCCATGGACAGAGTATTACCCAGAAGGCATCTTGGCCATTCAGTGGACCCCATGGTGAAGAGGTTTGTTGTTTGCTTATACCATATATTACAATACATTGCAACTCAAAGTGCCTCAGAAGACCTAAAAGTCCAAGTAGGTGATGATTTGACGATTATGATTTATTGTTGAATAATTATGAAATGACATTAAGTCTGCTAAACAAAAGTGTTTCCACAGTGTACCATGTCAGGTATTAAAAGGCAGTTCAGTTCAAATTTGCTCAACATGTTTTCTGACTTAAAACACATTAGTCTGAGTGTGGGCATTGGCCAAATAAACCTCATGCATTTGGAAATGCCTGATGTCAGATATAAAGCATCTTGCCTGCTATCCAATACATCTCATTTTGTAAGAATATTTTGTATGATTTCTGTTTTGCTGTACAAAATCTGCAAAGATGAAGGCAGGGAAACAAGAGAAAtacatattaaataatttacatAATTGTATAATTTACATTATGGGTTTATTACATATTCCTTAGTATATTGCTTTTCAGGGTAAAAATTATTATTCCGAATAATATTCAAATGTATTTAGTTGTATAAAATAGTACTGCTGACCCCAGCTGAGGTTAAAGGAATCACAGAGGAACACAGTAATATGAGCATCATGCTATAATATTGCATTAAATAAGCCTAAAACATATCAGTTGCTTCAGGGAAAATACTATTGTATGTCCAAAAGACACATGAGGTTTACTGACACTGTAGCAAGGAAGTATTTTTCACTAACACACAAAACCAGCACACAATACCCATTTGCTTTATCAATGAAACTTGATACCACCGAGAGAAAACGGACTATTAAGTGATCATGAAGTTATAATACTGTCACGCTATGTTGTGGGAGGACTCGGGAGAAGAGGGGAGTCCATCTCCGTCCGTGTGCTCGGCCCCCACGGAGTATGACGGTGAAGAGGGCAACCCACCTCCGTCCGAGTACGACGAAAAGGAGACCAGTACCCCTCAGtcctcagtctgtgtgtgttaaccTGTGTTGTTAGTCTAATGTGTTTCACCCGCTGCTTGTTAGACTATGTgtatataatgtaaatgtaaatgtgccatattttgtcaattgtgatttttacaccgcaatcgaaatttgtcctccgcttttaacccatctgtgcagttagaacacacacacacactagtgattactaggggcctgtggatcacacgtgcccagaacggtgggcagccctagcctggcgcctggggagcagttggggttaggtgccttgctcaagggcacctcagtcatggcctcaggcctggaaatcgaacccacgaccctccgatcacaagaccagttccctaaccaccagaccattactgccctatagtgtgtgtgtttgtatcgtcCTGTGTCAGAGTCACACGTCACTTTGTGAGTTTGTTAAATGTGCGCTATTTACCACAATAAACACGAGTGTGTGGCACCCTGAAAGCGACTGGTCATT
It includes:
- the oxgr1a.1 gene encoding 2-oxoglutarate receptor 1a.1 isoform X1 → MYQSITEVEERRQNTERTAMVSSAFGNGPSGNCTDVDSLMMHYYLPVMYSAIFAVGVPGNVTSLLVYLTKVRPWKSSSIIMVNLATTDLLYVLSMPFLAYYYAQADSWTMGEFMCRFVRFGFYFNLYGSILFLTCLAVFRYVAVVHPLQVQRAKQKRWGLLACALAWMLAAAQVVPMFHLIYTVQQDNVTYCLDLASNDPQQIWWYTWMLTVLGFLLPLLVVCACYACIVKRLTTGPHTERRSHVRARRLISLVIVCFVVCFFPYHVLRALRIHTRRTPNCSCMMVRGVHAAYVVTRPVAALNSVFNLGLYTLAGGRFRQALKSLLCKVQVGH
- the oxgr1a.1 gene encoding 2-oxoglutarate receptor 1a.1 isoform X2 translates to MVSSAFGNGPSGNCTDVDSLMMHYYLPVMYSAIFAVGVPGNVTSLLVYLTKVRPWKSSSIIMVNLATTDLLYVLSMPFLAYYYAQADSWTMGEFMCRFVRFGFYFNLYGSILFLTCLAVFRYVAVVHPLQVQRAKQKRWGLLACALAWMLAAAQVVPMFHLIYTVQQDNVTYCLDLASNDPQQIWWYTWMLTVLGFLLPLLVVCACYACIVKRLTTGPHTERRSHVRARRLISLVIVCFVVCFFPYHVLRALRIHTRRTPNCSCMMVRGVHAAYVVTRPVAALNSVFNLGLYTLAGGRFRQALKSLLCKVQVGH